TTTGTTAAATGGCGAGCGATctcgccaccaccgccaccatcttattttttaaagaaggcTGAAGTCACACCGTCTTACTAAGACTCCTCCTCAACTTGGAGACCTCCTCTTCCAAAGTGAAAGAGCCATCGCTTTCCCTTCCTTCCTACCCGttcattaggaaaaaaaaatatctctctctctctctcttatttaaaaagaattttggaattaaaaaggAGGTCATTATTGGAGCAATTCATACGAGACGACTCGATACAAATTATCTGAATAGGTCCACCGTTCAAATGACCCCGAGTGGTCCCCATTGAACATGGGCCGTCTCCCGTATCAAGCTCATAATTTTGGCGCCTTTTTTCAAAGAAGGTCCCAAATCCATGTTTAGAGCAATGAATCCGAGAGGACTATGTCTTTTCTGACAATACCTCACGATTCCAAGTATTGGTCGATCGTTCGATCAGAACAGACATGACCCGCTCGAAAATCGGCGTGTCGGGGGCGATTAGATTGAACTGGAACGTGGGAACAACACATGATCGATGCAAAATAATTGGGGGTGATGGCTTTGTCGGATTGTATTGGAAGCGTGACTCCCCTACTCGGCTTCATCGCCACcaccaaaatcaacaaaaaagaaaaaaaaaagaaaaagaggataaaCAAAGAGAAAGGAGATCCCCTCCCATCAATTTTCCGCAGCCCaaacaaaaaacgaaaaattggaaaaaggaaaagatctcTGTGACGTCAACGGTCCGCAATAAAACCTCAAAGAGAAGGCGACACGGCAAAAGACCCAACAACACGTCATAAAAATCGCTTCATGACCCAATAATTGCTTGTCGTCGATGGGACGCACCACCTCGGTGGGCCCCCCACCCACCCCTCGATCGAAGAGATCGTCACGCAAGCGATTCGCATTCATGACCCAGAGGATCGAAAGTCGCCCCAATTAAAATGTCAATCGGGCAAAAATCGACACGGCTCCGATCGATCGGGTAAAAATAAGAAGCAGCAGACCAGATGCGGTTAGGGGGAAAAATTAGCAGTTCTTCACGTCCGGTCCGGCGATCTCGAGACAATCGACAAGTTTCGTAGAGAGTAAAATATGGGAATTCCATGAAAAAGCGCAGCAACGGTGGTTGATAATAATTGCGATGTTTTGGCAGTGAATTGACACATTCCAATATCGAAActtacatataaaaaaaaaaaaaaaggacgatAAGCGCGCACGTGCGTGTCGCTCTCTCTTTTGGCGCATTACGCCCGAGAGTCATCcacctcatcctcctcctcctcctcctcgtcatcACCCGTCGCTCCGAGATGAAACCTCGCGCGCCGTTCGCATCTGCGGACGGACGGCCACGATCGCTCGACTTCGTCATCGCCCCCGGCGGGGCCCACCAACCACGCTGGCGCGCGCGTGACGTAATGTGATGGGGCTCGGACCGCCGGGCCAACGAATGTCGCCTCGCCGCACACGCGTCGGTCGCCGGCGGCGAGCACGCCAACTCCGAGGTGGGCGACGCCGGATATCGGAAAATCGCTACTcgagaaggaggaaggaggaaggagaagtggagaagaaggagaagattatagagctaatttttttttattttttcttttgtgcaattacagtacaagaagaagagatggaaaTCGAAGagggtggcggtggcggtggcggtggtagtGGTGGTGATGCTGGTGGTGGCGGTGACATGCTTAGGGAGCTTAAAAATAGGCTACTTGATGGGCGGGGCGGGGACGGCCGCCGGGGGGTTTCAGGAGGGGATGGGGTGGTTGTAGAGGGCGCCGACGGCGACGAGCATGGGGATGAGGCGGCCGGAGAGGTGGAGGGCGAAGAGGGAGTCGAGGCCGCCGACGGGGAGCCGCCGATGAAGGCGGAGGGGGTGGAGGCGCCGTCGCCGAGGGAGCGGATCTCGTCGTCGTCGAGCTCGATGACGGTGGGGTGGACGCCCAGGGTGCCGAGCAGCTTCTTCATCACGTGGCACATGCAGCAGGACGACCGGCTGAAGATGATCACCGGGTGCTCCGATATCAGCCGCTGGATCCGGGCCTCCGCGGGCTCCGCCTCGTCGATGGACAGGGACGCCGTGGAGGCCGCCGAGGAGGACGTGGTGGCCGCCGTGGCCGTGGCCGTGGCCGTCGACAGCTCGAGCCCCACGGCGTCGTTCGAGCAGCGGCGGCGCTGGAGCCCTTGCATCGTCGGCGAGAGAGAGACGTCGACGGTGGAAGCGAGCGGCGGAGGAGGGGAGATTGGGGGGGAATTTTCGCAAGGATGCGAGAGGGAGCACGGAGGAAGGCGGAGGAGCCTGGCACGAATTTTATAATTATgacggagagagagaagagagaagagagagagagagagagaggagagagagatggcgtgTGCTGACGTCAGGAAGTGATAGTACAAGATTTAAGGTCGCAAAGTAGTTTTGTTTCTTCCTCAGATGTGAAGAGGCACTAGGGGAAAGTGGCCCGGTTCGGTGCCTGGCGTTTCTTTCTGATAAACTTCCCATTTCGAAGGGAGATTCCTAAGTATTTTGTGGACGCTAGTTCGGGAAATTTTTGCTTAAATTGAGGTGGCAAAACTGTGACCCATTTCTTTAAATGTTCAGTTGTAATTCatcttattaaattaattttgtaggccgatatatatatatatatagcttatATCACATTTGTAGTGATACCGTTGTAAACATCGGTGCAAGAAAGaaatcatcttttttcttttcttgcaaaaGGACCAAACCAACTGGACAAGTGCCCAAGGCTCCTAAGTTGAGCAGTTGAAATTGTTTTGTTGTGGCTTCGCCTCACATGTCAAAGTCGGTGGTAATTCTAACCTATCTGGGTTATTGATTTCTCACATGACAATAAAAGAAATCGAGacaccaattaaaaaaaaaaaaagagggtggCTATCACATTTCCTCTTGTTACTTGCCGTAATTGTTTATAAGCATGTACGGTATATTTATAAActttcaattcaaatttttatgaCGTGCTACACCGAGTTATAGCATTGGTAATTTTTTCTATCATCTCCCTACTAACAATCTTATTATTTATCCGTGTCGAACGCAAGAGAAATTACCGTCGTTGTAAATCGTGTCAATTGGTACATGACCATGTCAATCCATGCTAAGCTGATTGACGCCATTATGAAACAAAGCTTGGCATAGTCCTGGCCAATTCCGTCACACATCTTgcttgcccaaaaaaaaatcgttttttGTCGGCAATcctttctctcccaaaaaatTGTCCTGAAAGAAATTTCACCTGTAGgctcttgctttttcttttctaagctttaattttttgtttttttctctcccaATCTAACATGAAAGTCTTTGTGGGCTTCATTTATTGTCTTATTTCGCTCATTGTTGTTGCATTCTTTACCCATTGTGGTGAATAAATTTGCTTATAGTGAAAACTTTGCAAGAACATCATCAGTAGTTCAACTAGTGGAATGTTCGAGACATGGTTTTAGGACTTCTTCAAGAAATGAGGTGAGCTCTCCTATCTTAATTTAGGTCGAGATCTAAATTTGTGAGctttttaaatttagatttgGAAGTTTCTTAGGGGCATTCGATTTATGATGACTTAACATGTTATTGCTATCATTGTCTATGAATGGTGATGGTTTTGGGGGTATTGGACTTAGGCACACATTGTAAGCCATagtttttaaaggaaaatatctCAACTTATGCCCATTGCTAATGATCTTAATGATGTGGGATCGGTGATAGGCCgccaattttgagatgaaagcGTATTTATAACTTTAGGATATATATTTattgttttataattttttggaattcgCTTTGCTTAGAAGCTTTATGTGGACCTCTCATATTTAACCTTgacaaatgaacaaaaaaaaaaattggaaacaaaaattccgtcccacataaaaaaaaaaaaaatgacctatCATACCTATTTGGTTAAGTGGCCATGTGGACTTTATTAATAGCCTCCCTTGTAGGGACTAAGTGACTtgaactaattattttaaagtaTCTTTTTACTAAAGATTATCTAATAAAAGAACACATGATAATTTTTGTTACCTTCAGTTAAATATTGTAATTCAAactgttttttttatattacttAGAATGAGTGATGAATTTTCCGTTCATTGATAAAATGTTAATATAATTTACgtgccaatttagtttataTTTCCCTTCCGATACGATAGAAAAGGACCCCATTCGCTTTCAAGACATCAATTTCATGCCAAAGGAAGCACCCACCAAGGAAACACTTAATTACATCTCTGTTCCGGTTGTCCAACCTGGCcaatttgatattttggccATGGAGAAGacgatgatatgatatgaattgaCACTATAAAATGGAAATGACAGTACATTTAAGCAATTCGCTCAAATTGGGATTTGCATCTCATCTTATCTTATGCATGATGTTTACAACCCAGGTCCATCACTTTATCTGTATGAATTCTGACGTCATCGGAAACAATGAATGAGTCATTTCTTTTGTTGCAGATCTGTAAAACTGAACGAGGGTACGACGAAACAAAGCGCACTAGACAAAAAGAACACGTACCTCAACGTAAAATAAAGCTAAtttagataattaaaaaaatttgaatttgaaattgtcattaaattttaatattaaattgctgaatttaatttgttaactaatgtatcaatttgaaacTTTATTCTTAATTTGTCGCAAACgcattaatttataatttttgtaatattaatataatttaaaataaataaataatgataaacTTATCAAGAATGTAtttattttgggtttttctaattaaaaaaattaattcgagttaaatttattataattatataattataatCCCTCAACTTTTTATCCTATTGTTTACGTTTCAGCGAGGTAGGTTTTAATATTCGCAAAAGGACAAATTCTAtaataatgagagagagagagaagggggggttGCAATGTTGACGTCACGAGGTGATGGTACAGATTAAGGTCACGAGGCTACTTCTTCTTCTGGCTCTTCAGATGCGAAGAGCAACCAGGGAAAGTGACGTGGCCCAGTTAGGCAGTTGGGGGTttgataattttgattttattgacactaattcataaaattaatgcATAAATATAGGTGGCAAACTATTGTTTATTTACATATCTACTTGTGATCCATTatataaacttaattttatagacaatcttcACATTCCTCGTATCATATTTATATTGTTGCTATTGCAAACTTTTTTCCTCAGTCAATTATAATTACAATAGAAGTGTTGTGCGCTCGTGAGTTGGGCAGTTTAAATTGCTTAGTTACAACCTCATCTCACACGTCACTATTGCTAGAGGTGATAGTTCTCACCGTTGGGGCTGCTAATTCCTCACGTgacaataaaaagaaatcaagacaCCAATTTCGAATCAAGAATGGCCATTGCCTCTCGTTGctttatgtaattttttataAACTTTCATTTAGAATCATTTGGAACTTGCTCCATTGAGTTATAGTATTCGagaagtttatttttttattaacttgcttatgataatttaattttctactTGTGTCAACATCGAACGGAACATAAAGTTATTGTCATTGTCAAATTGCGTCAATTATATCTTGATCGCATCAATCCATGCCAAGCTGACTAACACCATTACAAAACAAAGCCTAAAGTTGCCTTGGCCAATCTCGTCTAGGGATAAGCACAGACTCAGgataaatcttgaaatcatatcAAACCAACCCTACTTGGctggttctgatttcgattccAAAATATACAggatggattttgatttccaaaAACTAAGAGTAGGTTTAACCAACCAAAATCTACCCATCCTAAAATTACTCATCCCTAACATATACCTCTTATGTACTCGTCTAGCGAAAATTCTTACATTTTTTGGTATGATACTTATATGTCCTACTATGACTACAATACCGGGAATCACAATTGCCTCCTCGGCTAGATTGTGTGCTATGTAGTTACGGTAGAGTCTAATCTATCTCCAACTTGGTGAATGGTGGCATATTAGGCAAACTTTTTGAGGGAGATGGATTGTTTGATCTCCACCTCCTTCAAAGAATTCAATTATTTCAACCATCGATGGCTCTCAACACTTCACTATAATGTAGTTAAAGATgccttggttttttttttttttttttttttgaattgttgCTTTTAGCAAATACGAATTTGTTGTCATTCAACTAGGGATTAATTGGACACTTTCCAATTGTTTTATATTTCTATATGTTCTGTATTGTATTTCTCGTcgttttgttgctttttttttttttttttttgtaattgatATTTGTCTTGGTTTCAAATAACGAGATGTTTTACTAAAGTCAAtccttctaattttttttttaaagaaccaCCTTGCTTGTTTtttatccaaaagaaaaaaagaaatcaacacGTTCCAATTAGGCTTTGGAATCGAACTAAACCGGCAGAGTTTGTTCCAAAATAAGTATCAGGTTCTAAGAGTTATACCTTTGTTTTGGTTGTCCAGCCTAGCCAATCTGATTTATGCAAGAAGATAGCATTTTCAATGCCTATGGAGAAGATGATACGATACGAATCAACCCCATTAAATGAAAGCGATAGTACATTTAGGTGATTCACTCAAGTTTGGATTTATAGCTCGTCTTAGGTCTGATATTTATAACTTGAGTCCATCACTTTCATACATCCAAATGCTCATGTAACCAGAAAACGACGAAACGAGGCATTTCATTTGCCACATGTAGGTCGGCGAAATCGAACATAAGCACGACGATTAACAGTGTCCCACTggacattaaaaagaaaaggaaaaaaaaaaggacacggACCGTAACGTAAGATGTGGCTAATATAGATAAAATTAAAACTTCCTAATCCTATTGTTTACTTTCAACAAGGCCAGATTTCAAATGTATATTAAGCAAAAGGACAAATTCAAAGTTTCAAGCAACGGAGCCGGTGGCGAGTTCGCGAATACGGGATAACTGCCGGGCGAAGTGGGCGCGGGAACGGTCACATGGGTCTCGGGTCGAGCGCCCGGTTAAAAAAGGCCCCCCGAATCGattaaaaagataataataataatttagttttttacTCGACCGACGACGCTTACGTCACATCGGCTTCCGTTCTGGGCCGTCGAATCCAATCCGTGACGTAACCAGCGGCTGGGAGGAGACGCTGACGTGGAGCGCACAGATCCGATCCGAGGGGGCCGGGTCGCGGGGGCCCACCGCTGGCGCAATAAAAAATTCTTTACTCCCGTTCCCCCACGTCGCCGTGACGTCACAGAGGGACACGTGGCGGGCCGGCGCACTTTCCTTTCGGCGCGGGAGACCAGCTTTCCTGAGCCGGAGCTGTGATGACGTACTCGCCGGTGGGGCGGGCGGGCCCCACCACGTTCCGAGCGAGGGAAACGTTGGTGCAGTTATTATggaattaattgattaattagaaGGAAAATCTTTTTTATAGAATCGAAAATGCTAAATGCGGTCGAAAAGGGCGTAGTTCAGTACCGATCGGAGCGTGCGAGTTCTAGATGTACGATTGGATCTTCACAAAATCTCATGCCAAAATAACTTTCTCATTCCGATATTATGGACCATTACGTCGGTTACCTCGCCAACGGGTACCGGATGATTCCCTTGCAAGCTCTCACGAGAGGATTGATAAGGCAATTCGATCCTGTTGGGCTGGGGATGGGGACGGGGATGGGGATAGGGATGGGATTGGGGGGGTCATTTAATTTTGGACCATAAGGATCAGAATAAATATATGTAGTGTTTGGACATCAAACGACATGCGGACACGGGATGCTCAAGACCGACAGCCATGTACGAGGGGGGATCAGCCCAGCTAGATCTTTCTCTTCTCATATGGGGTCCTACGGAAATTATTGCGCCTCCTATCGCCGGGCAAGCCGAGGGTTTGGCGGTTGGATTCGCGTTATGATCGTGGTCATTATGGCACACAtgggtttcctttttcttcctcaatcaaTCGATGGGTCACCAGTTGCTGTGTTTTCGTACGAGATGTTTCCTTAGGCGTGATTTCATTTAATGTTCTTTTGATCTCCCCAGCGCGGGGGAAGTCTTAGGTAAAGAGGCGCTGGGATTTATCCATTTCGAACTCGAATCCCGAAATCACGGTCTGTCCGGAGTAACTTCTGATCTTGGGTTTGCTCTTGCGTATTCATTTACTGGTCCCAAATTTACTCCCAAAATCTCAAGGATTAATACTATTGGACATCACGTGTACTCGTGCCAAGCCTATCCCATTTCTATCCTAAACCGTGGTAAATATAAACGTAGCACGAATATAttcattataataaataaattcgaCATGTATGCatcggtttggagtttttacaACACAAAAATTTATTCTACGGTAAATGTGATACGAGTATACCTAGGGTGAGTATGGTTCTAAGATAGAATCTGGAACTTGAGAAGCAGGACAGTGAGAATTTGTCCAATTTCGAGTTTTAAGGTATACAAATAGGTTCAATGTTTCAAAATTTAGGGAACTTATTTTGAcgggtaggtttcaagttctaaattGGTTAGAACTTGGAATCCGAATCCCGCAAcctaaaatttttgtatttttcttgatccGTGTCTTCACGCGATCCTACGGCATTCCAAAGTGTTTGTGATGTGTATATAATTTAGAACCACTCGtttgagttttcattttataaacaagagttttacttta
This genomic stretch from Eucalyptus grandis isolate ANBG69807.140 chromosome 3, ASM1654582v1, whole genome shotgun sequence harbors:
- the LOC104436315 gene encoding LOW QUALITY PROTEIN: glutaredoxin-C10 (The sequence of the model RefSeq protein was modified relative to this genomic sequence to represent the inferred CDS: inserted 1 base in 1 codon), whose translation is MQGLQRRRCSNDAVGLELSTATATATAATTSSSAASTASLSIDEAEPAEARIQRLISEHPVIIFSRSSCCMCHVMKKLLGTLGVHPTVIELDDDEIRSLGDGASTPSAFIGGSXVGGLDSLFALHLSGRLIPMLVAVGALYNHPIPS